The following are encoded together in the Desulfomicrobium apsheronum genome:
- a CDS encoding dimethylarginine dimethylaminohydrolase family protein, with protein sequence MFSHAITRIPGPDYSKGLTTSALPAPDLELALRQHDAYVRCLESLGLAVQVLPAAPGFPDACFVEDTAVVTREIAVISRPGAPSRRDETLSMVGPLSAHRPLARIEDPGTLDGGDILQVEKRFFIGVSDRTNEDGARQLAAILAGHGYESSIIKVAAGLHLKSSLNFVGENTMLVTRDFAGHPAISNFKQIICPEGEEYAANTLLVNGTLIMPTGYPRTRALLESLGLPIVELDTSEYRKMDGGLTCLSLRLQSPVS encoded by the coding sequence ATGTTCTCTCATGCCATCACCCGCATTCCCGGCCCCGATTACTCCAAAGGTCTGACCACCTCCGCCCTGCCCGCTCCGGACCTTGAGCTGGCGCTCCGGCAGCACGACGCATATGTGCGCTGCCTCGAATCCCTGGGGCTGGCCGTTCAAGTCCTGCCCGCCGCGCCCGGCTTTCCCGACGCCTGCTTTGTCGAGGACACGGCCGTGGTCACCCGCGAGATCGCGGTCATCTCCCGGCCCGGAGCGCCCTCCCGCCGCGATGAAACCCTGTCCATGGTCGGCCCGCTGTCCGCACACCGCCCCCTGGCCCGCATCGAAGATCCGGGCACCCTCGACGGCGGCGACATCCTGCAGGTTGAAAAGCGCTTCTTCATCGGCGTCTCCGATCGCACCAACGAGGATGGCGCAAGGCAGCTGGCCGCCATTCTGGCAGGCCACGGCTACGAAAGCAGTATCATCAAGGTCGCAGCTGGCTTGCACCTCAAATCCAGCCTCAATTTCGTTGGCGAGAACACCATGCTGGTAACTCGTGATTTCGCCGGGCATCCAGCCATCTCCAATTTCAAGCAGATCATCTGCCCCGAAGGCGAAGAGTACGCGGCCAACACCCTGCTCGTGAACGGCACCCTGATCATGCCCACTGGCTATCCCCGGACCAGAGCCCTGCTCGAATCCCTGGGCCTGCCCATCGTGGAACTCGACACCAGCGAATATCGCAAGATGGACGGCGGCCTGACCTGCCTGTCACTGCGCCTCCAAAGCCCTGTTTCTTGA